One genomic region from Leifsonia poae encodes:
- a CDS encoding amidohydrolase, protein MTLLLRGGRLPGIDGAVDLLVECGRIARIARAGRLRAEETVAVDGRWVVPGLWDNHVHFSQWASTSRRLDLSGARSAAEAADRVRRRVEESPGDDPIVGFGFHDALWPDSPSRGLLDRAGGDRVVVLIAGDLHSCWVNTAAARRFAPLTADDPEASVLREEASFAVTTELGAADPTTLDRWAGDAARAAAARGVVGIVDLEFGSNLESWQRRISAGLDAVRVEYGVYREQLDGTIRLGLSTGDPIEGTGGLLTVGPYKVITDGSLNTRTALCFEPYPSGAPAGHPSGISNLTQEELIASMRLAAEHGIEPAVHAIGDRANRLALDAFEAVSCRGRIEHAQLVAPEDVPRFARLGVTASVQPEHAMDDRDVADALWPGRTQQAFPLASLHRAGAALALGSDAPVAPLDPWIAVAAAVGRSRDGREPWHPEQSISRVVAFEASARSRIAVGEPADLVVVERDPVACSLAELRTMSVAATLVGGRFTHDLLR, encoded by the coding sequence ATGACTCTGCTGCTCCGCGGTGGCCGCCTCCCGGGCATCGATGGCGCGGTCGATCTTCTCGTCGAGTGCGGGCGGATCGCCCGGATCGCGAGAGCGGGACGGTTGCGTGCCGAGGAGACGGTCGCGGTCGATGGGCGCTGGGTCGTCCCGGGGCTGTGGGACAACCACGTGCACTTCAGCCAGTGGGCGTCGACCTCGCGACGGCTCGACCTCTCCGGCGCGAGGTCGGCGGCGGAGGCCGCGGATCGGGTGCGACGTCGGGTGGAGGAGAGTCCGGGCGACGACCCGATCGTCGGCTTCGGTTTCCATGATGCGCTCTGGCCCGATTCGCCATCGAGGGGCCTTCTCGATCGGGCCGGTGGTGACCGTGTCGTCGTTCTCATCGCCGGCGATCTGCACAGCTGTTGGGTGAATACGGCGGCGGCCCGGCGGTTCGCACCGCTCACTGCCGACGACCCCGAAGCCTCCGTTCTCCGCGAGGAGGCCAGCTTCGCAGTGACGACCGAACTCGGTGCCGCTGATCCGACGACGCTCGACCGGTGGGCGGGCGACGCGGCGCGGGCAGCGGCGGCACGGGGAGTCGTCGGCATCGTCGACCTGGAGTTCGGCTCGAACCTGGAATCGTGGCAGCGCCGGATCTCCGCCGGCCTCGACGCCGTGCGGGTCGAGTACGGGGTCTACCGAGAACAGTTGGACGGCACGATCAGGCTGGGGCTGAGCACTGGCGACCCGATCGAAGGGACCGGCGGCCTTTTGACGGTCGGGCCCTACAAGGTCATCACCGATGGTTCGCTGAACACGCGCACGGCGCTCTGCTTCGAACCGTATCCGAGCGGGGCACCGGCCGGGCACCCGTCCGGGATCAGCAACCTGACGCAGGAGGAGCTCATCGCCTCGATGCGCCTGGCCGCGGAGCACGGGATCGAACCGGCGGTGCACGCGATCGGCGACCGGGCGAACCGCCTCGCGCTCGACGCGTTCGAGGCGGTGAGTTGCCGCGGCCGGATCGAGCATGCGCAACTCGTCGCGCCGGAGGATGTTCCACGTTTCGCGCGACTCGGCGTGACGGCGAGTGTGCAACCCGAGCACGCGATGGACGACCGGGACGTTGCGGATGCGCTGTGGCCCGGCCGCACCCAGCAGGCCTTCCCGCTCGCCTCCCTCCACCGTGCCGGAGCTGCCCTGGCGCTCGGCTCCGATGCCCCGGTCGCACCTCTCGACCCGTGGATCGCCGTCGCTGCCGCAGTCGGACGGTCGCGTGACGGTCGCGAGCCGTGGCATCCCGAACAGTCGATCTCCCGGGTCGTCGCGTTCGAGGCGTCGGCGCGGTCGCGGATCGCGGTCGGCGAACCGGCCGATCTCGTCGTGGTGGAGCGCGACCCGGTCGCCTGCTCGCTGGCGGAGCTGCGCACGATGTCGGTGGCCGCAACTCTCGTGGGCGGTCGTTTCACGCACGACCTGCTGCGCTGA
- a CDS encoding Dps family protein, translating to MTDIAVSQSVSNPDVAAGVAQFLSPVVIDLTALVVNGKQAHWHVRGANFIGVHELLDTIVDHAQEWADLAAERIVALGLPVDGRLATVASKTTTKELTAGFRPSNETIAEVIGQIDAALASVNAAVKELDELDQTSQDVAIEIARGLDKDRWFLFAHISE from the coding sequence ATGACGGACATCGCCGTATCGCAGAGTGTTTCCAACCCGGACGTCGCTGCCGGAGTCGCCCAGTTCCTCAGCCCGGTCGTGATCGACCTGACAGCCCTGGTTGTCAACGGCAAGCAGGCGCACTGGCATGTGCGCGGCGCCAACTTCATCGGAGTGCACGAGCTCCTCGACACGATCGTCGACCACGCCCAGGAGTGGGCCGACCTCGCCGCCGAGCGGATCGTCGCGCTCGGCCTCCCTGTCGATGGGCGCCTCGCCACCGTCGCCTCGAAGACCACCACCAAGGAGCTCACCGCCGGCTTCCGGCCGTCGAATGAGACGATCGCCGAGGTGATCGGCCAGATCGATGCCGCGCTCGCCAGCGTGAATGCTGCGGTCAAAGAGCTCGACGAGCTCGACCAGACCAGCCAGGATGTGGCGATCGAGATCGCGCGCGGGCTCGACAAAGACCGCTGGTTCCTTTTCGCCCACATCAGCGAGTAG
- a CDS encoding sensor histidine kinase, which yields MLHHGIAQGVLGAWRSDALEREVADLSASRGAALVAEDQALRRLERDLHDGPQQRLIRLQMDIASAERKLESDPDAARAILAEAGAQARDTLEELRALSRGFAPPILQDRGLVTAIESLVARSPIPIQLETGIAPGTRFSPELERSAYYVAAELATNLAKHSGATSARLFLDTRLDGSGRSWLDVWLTDNGHGGASLVDGHGLSGLGERVRGLRGEFTVDSPVGGPTRIGAHIPVSAAG from the coding sequence GTGCTGCACCACGGGATCGCCCAGGGGGTGCTCGGCGCCTGGCGGTCCGATGCACTGGAGCGCGAGGTCGCTGACCTGTCGGCGTCGCGCGGTGCCGCTCTCGTCGCGGAGGACCAGGCTCTGCGCCGCCTCGAACGCGACCTCCACGACGGGCCGCAGCAGCGGCTCATCCGCCTGCAGATGGACATCGCCAGTGCGGAGCGCAAGCTGGAGAGCGACCCGGATGCTGCACGCGCCATTCTCGCTGAGGCCGGGGCGCAGGCCCGCGACACCCTCGAGGAGCTCCGTGCCCTCTCCCGCGGGTTCGCACCGCCGATCCTGCAAGACAGGGGACTGGTCACGGCCATCGAGTCGCTCGTGGCACGCAGCCCCATCCCGATTCAGCTGGAGACCGGTATCGCGCCCGGCACCCGCTTCTCGCCCGAGCTGGAACGCAGCGCGTACTACGTCGCCGCCGAACTCGCGACGAACCTCGCCAAGCATTCCGGCGCGACTTCCGCGCGGCTGTTCCTCGACACCCGTCTCGACGGGTCCGGCCGAAGCTGGCTCGATGTCTGGCTCACCGACAACGGGCACGGGGGCGCGTCGCTCGTCGACGGTCACGGCCTGAGCGGCCTCGGCGAGCGGGTGCGCGGGCTCCGCGGCGAGTTCACCGTGGACAGCCCGGTGGGAGGTCCGACACGAATCGGTGCGCACATCCCGGTGTCTGCCGCCGGATAA
- a CDS encoding response regulator transcription factor has translation MPPSDPSRLRIVVADDSVLLREGLVRLFDEAGFETVGAFGDADSLLVRIAELQPDVAVLDVRMPPTFRDEGVRAAIRIRADHPSVAVLLLSQYVEGTYAQELLSAGNGGTGYLLKDRIASLEELKDAVTRVAEGGTVLDPQVVRELLVRRTDPLAALTPRETEVMQLMAEGRTNAGIAQRLTIGVGAVEKNVTAIFQKLGLEDSGDDHRRVLAVLASLQR, from the coding sequence GTGCCCCCGAGTGATCCCTCCCGCCTCCGCATCGTCGTCGCCGACGACTCCGTGCTGCTTCGGGAAGGCCTCGTGCGGCTGTTCGACGAGGCCGGCTTCGAGACGGTCGGCGCCTTCGGCGACGCCGACAGTCTGCTCGTCCGCATCGCCGAGCTGCAGCCGGATGTTGCCGTTCTGGACGTTCGGATGCCGCCCACGTTCCGCGATGAGGGTGTTCGCGCCGCAATCCGCATCCGGGCCGACCACCCGTCGGTCGCCGTTCTGCTGCTCAGCCAATACGTCGAAGGCACCTACGCACAGGAGCTGCTCTCGGCAGGGAACGGTGGAACCGGCTATCTGCTCAAAGACCGCATCGCTTCGCTCGAGGAGCTGAAGGATGCGGTCACCCGCGTCGCAGAGGGCGGAACTGTGCTCGACCCGCAGGTGGTGCGGGAACTGCTGGTGCGGCGCACCGATCCACTCGCCGCGCTCACCCCGCGCGAGACCGAGGTGATGCAGCTGATGGCCGAAGGGCGCACGAACGCGGGCATCGCGCAACGGCTCACGATCGGTGTCGGCGCGGTCGAGAAGAACGTCACGGCGATCTTCCAGAAGCTCGGGCTGGAGGATTCGGGCGACGATCATCGTCGGGTCCTCGCCGTGCTCGCCTCGCTCCAGCGTTGA
- a CDS encoding Rv0909 family putative TA system antitoxin, giving the protein MAGLDDITNKAKEFLDNNAVKDALHSEQAEGISDKLLDGVADAANKVTGGKFEEQIGGARDAVDGKIGNE; this is encoded by the coding sequence ATGGCTGGACTGGACGACATCACCAACAAGGCAAAAGAGTTCCTCGACAACAACGCGGTGAAGGATGCCCTCCACAGCGAACAGGCCGAGGGCATCAGCGACAAACTGCTCGACGGCGTCGCCGACGCGGCCAACAAGGTCACCGGGGGCAAGTTCGAAGAACAGATCGGCGGCGCCCGCGACGCGGTCGACGGCAAGATCGGCAACGAGTAG
- a CDS encoding DMT family transporter, translating into MPPLALGLVIVAAFAHAAWNLASKRASATGAPFILLGAVASTVLWAPVAGVEAAFGEVDLRWLLLGSGVSALIHVGYMWVLQRGYAAGDISVVYPMARGTGPLLSVVFAILLFHEHPSALALAGAAVVIAGIVGIGLSTSLPASAGRLLGPGIAYGLLTGVAIAVYTLWDAFTVTDLGVSPVLFMVGCSLGEVVVLAPVAVQRRPEVAAVWRRYRWQVIVVGVLSPLSYVLVLSAIRLAPVSVVAPTRELSVVLVSLAGWLILKEPKPAQRMAGAIVVLGGVAMLALS; encoded by the coding sequence GTGCCTCCGCTCGCTCTCGGCCTCGTCATCGTCGCCGCTTTCGCCCACGCCGCCTGGAACCTCGCCTCGAAGCGGGCGAGTGCCACCGGGGCGCCGTTCATCCTGCTCGGGGCCGTCGCCTCGACCGTGCTCTGGGCACCCGTCGCGGGGGTCGAAGCCGCATTCGGTGAGGTGGACCTGCGCTGGCTGCTGCTGGGCTCGGGGGTCTCAGCGTTGATCCACGTCGGCTACATGTGGGTGCTGCAACGCGGGTACGCCGCCGGCGACATCTCTGTGGTGTACCCGATGGCGCGGGGGACGGGGCCGCTGCTCTCGGTCGTCTTCGCTATCCTGCTGTTCCATGAGCACCCGTCGGCTCTCGCCCTGGCGGGCGCGGCGGTCGTGATCGCGGGAATCGTCGGGATCGGGCTCTCCACCTCGCTCCCGGCTTCAGCCGGGCGACTGCTGGGCCCCGGGATCGCTTACGGTCTGCTCACCGGGGTGGCGATCGCGGTCTACACCCTGTGGGATGCGTTCACAGTGACCGACCTCGGCGTCTCGCCCGTGTTGTTCATGGTCGGTTGCAGTCTGGGCGAGGTCGTGGTGCTGGCCCCGGTCGCGGTGCAGAGGCGGCCCGAGGTCGCCGCGGTGTGGCGGCGGTACCGCTGGCAGGTGATCGTCGTCGGAGTGCTCTCGCCGCTGTCGTACGTGCTGGTGCTCAGCGCCATCCGGCTCGCGCCGGTGTCGGTCGTCGCGCCGACGAGGGAACTCAGCGTCGTGCTGGTGAGTCTGGCGGGCTGGCTCATCCTCAAAGAGCCGAAGCCAGCACAGCGCATGGCGGGGGCGATCGTGGTGCTGGGCGGCGTCGCGATGCTGGCCCTCTCGTGA
- a CDS encoding ATP-dependent Clp protease proteolytic subunit, which produces MADMGMQPSVFDRLLKDRIIWLGSEVRDENANEIAAKLLLLAAEDAKRDIYLYINSPGGSITAGMAIYDTMQFVPNDIVTVGIGMAASMGQLLLTAGTKGKRYITPNARVLLHQPHGGFGGTSSDIQTQAQLILDMKKRLAEITAAQTGKSVEQINADGDRDRWFTAQQALEYGFVDHIRETATDVVGGGGTDVDAK; this is translated from the coding sequence ATGGCCGACATGGGCATGCAACCCAGTGTTTTTGACCGACTGCTGAAAGACCGCATCATCTGGCTCGGTAGCGAGGTTCGGGACGAGAACGCGAACGAGATCGCCGCGAAGCTGCTCCTCCTCGCCGCCGAGGACGCCAAGCGCGACATCTACCTCTACATCAACTCGCCCGGCGGCTCGATCACCGCCGGCATGGCCATCTACGACACGATGCAGTTCGTCCCGAACGACATCGTCACCGTCGGCATCGGAATGGCGGCCTCGATGGGCCAGCTGCTGCTGACCGCGGGCACCAAGGGCAAGCGCTACATCACGCCGAATGCGCGAGTGCTGCTGCACCAGCCGCACGGCGGATTCGGCGGAACCTCCAGCGACATCCAGACGCAGGCCCAGCTCATCCTCGACATGAAGAAGCGCCTGGCCGAGATCACGGCGGCGCAGACCGGCAAGTCGGTCGAGCAGATCAACGCCGACGGCGACCGCGACCGCTGGTTCACCGCACAGCAAGCGCTCGAGTACGGCTTCGTCGACCACATCCGCGAGACGGCCACCGACGTGGTCGGCGGCGGCGGCACCGACGTGGACGCCAAGTAG